One genomic window of Polaromonas sp. SP1 includes the following:
- a CDS encoding AEC family transporter, with amino-acid sequence MLSILLITFPFFALVLCGYVAARRAMLPQAAIPGLNTFVLYFALPCMLYRFGAGTPIAQLLDASLVAVYLVCALLMVAFTVMLTRKGRIAWNDASFGALVAAFPNTGFMGVPLLVALLGAQAAGPAIVTILVDLLVTSSLCIALSRLDSADIHGAEVAAQKALKGVALNPMPWAIVLGALSSGFGVALPGPVMQTVGLLADAASPVALFTIGAVLARSQMNSTAATPLKEYVPVALIKLVLHPVLVGLVGLGAIAVGVPLQPFALTVIVLVAALPSASNVALLAERFGADNGRIARIILLSTVLAFFSFSAAVALLT; translated from the coding sequence GTGTTAAGCATTCTCCTCATCACCTTTCCATTTTTTGCCCTGGTTTTGTGCGGTTACGTGGCGGCGCGCCGCGCGATGCTGCCGCAGGCCGCCATCCCTGGCCTCAATACCTTTGTGCTGTATTTCGCGCTGCCCTGCATGCTGTACCGCTTTGGCGCGGGCACACCGATTGCGCAGCTGCTGGACGCCAGCCTGGTGGCCGTCTATTTGGTGTGCGCGCTGCTGATGGTGGCGTTTACCGTGATGCTTACGCGCAAGGGCCGCATTGCCTGGAACGACGCGTCTTTCGGCGCGCTGGTGGCGGCCTTTCCCAACACCGGCTTTATGGGCGTGCCTCTTTTGGTGGCGCTGCTGGGCGCGCAGGCCGCCGGCCCGGCCATCGTCACCATCTTGGTCGATTTGCTGGTGACGAGTTCGCTGTGCATCGCGCTGTCGCGGCTGGACTCGGCCGATATCCATGGCGCCGAGGTTGCCGCGCAGAAAGCGCTGAAAGGCGTGGCGCTCAATCCCATGCCTTGGGCCATTGTGCTGGGCGCGCTGTCGTCCGGCTTTGGCGTGGCGTTGCCCGGGCCGGTGATGCAAACGGTGGGGCTGTTGGCCGACGCGGCCTCGCCGGTGGCGCTGTTCACCATTGGCGCGGTGCTGGCGCGCTCTCAAATGAATAGCACGGCAGCCACGCCCCTCAAGGAGTACGTGCCGGTTGCGCTCATCAAACTGGTGCTGCACCCGGTGCTGGTGGGCTTGGTCGGGCTGGGCGCCATTGCCGTGGGTGTACCGCTGCAGCCGTTTGCGCTCACGGTGATCGTGCTGGTGGCAGCGCTGCCCAGCGCCAGCAATGTGGCGTTGCTGGCCGAGCGCTTTGGCGCCGACAACGGGCGCATCGCCCGCATCATCCTGCTGTCGACGGTGCTGGCCTTCTTCAGCTTCTCGGCAGCGGTGGCCCTGCTGACCTGA
- a CDS encoding YciI family protein, with translation MKFMVLIKADKHSEAGEMPSEKLLADMGKFNESLVKAGVMLAGEGLHPSAKGARVRFSGGKRSVIDGPFPETKELVAGFWILQVSSKEEAIEWVKRCPLPPESEAEIEIRQVFSAEDFGAEFTPELREAEERLRRQVEAQTGARS, from the coding sequence ATGAAATTCATGGTTCTGATCAAAGCCGACAAACACAGCGAAGCCGGTGAAATGCCCAGCGAAAAGCTGCTGGCCGACATGGGCAAGTTCAACGAGTCACTGGTCAAGGCCGGCGTGATGCTGGCGGGCGAGGGGCTGCACCCCAGCGCCAAGGGCGCGCGCGTCAGGTTCTCGGGCGGCAAGCGCAGCGTGATCGACGGGCCGTTTCCTGAAACCAAGGAGCTGGTGGCCGGGTTCTGGATACTGCAGGTCTCCTCAAAAGAAGAAGCGATTGAATGGGTCAAGCGCTGCCCCTTGCCGCCAGAGAGCGAAGCCGAAATCGAAATCCGCCAGGTGTTTTCGGCCGAAGACTTCGGCGCCGAGTTCACGCCCGAGCTCCGCGAAGCCGAAGAGCGGCTGCGCCGGCAGGTCGAGGCGCAGACCGGCGCGCGGAGCTGA
- a CDS encoding YciI family protein, which produces MQYMILRKSDASTEAGELPSPALLAAMGAYNEELAKAGMLLGGEGLQASSKGALIRFSGGKPTVTDGPFTESKELIAGFTMIEAASREEVLEWLKRWPQEDANGNTSLEIREGGCPGGLRGVAGEGAPPLPEGFRRFMILLKANERAEAGIVPDSQWLGRMAEHNDEAVKAGVLLMGEGLKPSASASRMKFTRGKPSVMDGPFAEAKELLAGFWIIQARSLQAAVDWALAYPFPFRDTEEVEVEIRLLYEAADFVPA; this is translated from the coding sequence ATGCAATACATGATCCTGCGCAAATCCGACGCAAGCACCGAGGCGGGCGAGCTGCCCAGCCCCGCGCTGCTGGCGGCCATGGGCGCCTACAACGAGGAACTGGCCAAAGCCGGCATGCTGCTGGGCGGCGAGGGCCTGCAGGCCAGCTCAAAGGGCGCACTGATCCGGTTTTCCGGCGGCAAGCCCACGGTGACCGACGGTCCCTTCACCGAGTCCAAAGAGCTGATCGCCGGCTTCACCATGATCGAGGCGGCTTCGCGGGAAGAAGTCCTTGAATGGCTCAAGCGCTGGCCGCAGGAAGATGCCAACGGCAACACCTCGCTGGAAATCCGTGAAGGCGGTTGCCCCGGCGGCCTGCGCGGTGTGGCCGGTGAGGGCGCACCGCCCCTGCCGGAGGGTTTCCGCCGCTTCATGATTTTGCTCAAGGCCAACGAAAGGGCCGAAGCTGGCATCGTGCCCGACAGCCAGTGGCTGGGGCGCATGGCGGAGCACAACGACGAAGCCGTCAAGGCCGGCGTGCTGTTGATGGGCGAAGGGCTCAAGCCCAGCGCCAGCGCGTCCCGCATGAAATTCACCCGGGGCAAACCCAGCGTGATGGACGGGCCGTTTGCCGAAGCCAAGGAGTTGCTGGCCGGTTTCTGGATCATCCAGGCGCGTTCGCTGCAGGCCGCGGTCGACTGGGCGCTGGCCTATCCCTTTCCGTTTCGCGATACGGAAGAGGTTGAGGTGGAAATCAGGCTGCTGTATGAAGCCGCCGATTTCGTTCCGGCCTGA
- a CDS encoding SRPBCC family protein has translation MFKTIAIVVAVAIVVFIVAVLILASNKPDTFRVQRQTTIQAPPEKIFPLINDYKQWAAWSPWEKKDAAMKRSYSGPATGKGSAYAWESKEVGTGDMLITESVPSSVIRIDLNFSKPFEAHNKVVFSIQPQAGGSVVSWDMSGPAPLMARVMHVFFDMDKMVGKDFEAGLAGLKTAAEK, from the coding sequence ATGTTCAAGACCATCGCCATCGTTGTCGCCGTCGCCATCGTCGTTTTTATCGTGGCCGTGCTCATACTGGCCTCCAACAAGCCCGACACCTTCCGCGTGCAGCGCCAGACCACCATCCAGGCGCCACCCGAAAAAATCTTCCCGCTGATCAACGACTACAAGCAGTGGGCCGCCTGGTCGCCCTGGGAGAAGAAGGATGCCGCCATGAAGCGCAGCTACAGCGGCCCGGCCACCGGCAAGGGCTCGGCATACGCCTGGGAAAGCAAGGAAGTCGGCACCGGCGACATGTTGATCACCGAGTCCGTGCCGTCTTCCGTCATCAGGATTGACCTGAACTTCAGCAAGCCTTTTGAAGCGCACAACAAGGTGGTCTTCAGCATCCAGCCGCAGGCCGGCGGCAGTGTCGTGAGCTGGGATATGTCCGGCCCCGCGCCCCTGATGGCCAGGGTCATGCATGTGTTCTTCGATATGGACAAGATGGTAGGCAAGGATTTCGAGGCGGGCCTGGCCGGCCTGAAGACCGCTGCAGAAAAGTAA
- a CDS encoding YciI family protein: MRFMMLMIPKGYETAAAGTMPDADAVAAMMKYNEALQKAGVLVALDGLHPPSMGARVTFPGGKAHVSDGPFAEAREVLGGYWMINVASRAEAIEWASRCPGGENEIIEVRQVQEMSDFPPDVQEAAAGFTEMQQAPSGKNKGA, encoded by the coding sequence ATGCGATTCATGATGCTGATGATCCCCAAGGGCTACGAAACCGCCGCCGCGGGCACGATGCCGGATGCCGACGCCGTCGCCGCGATGATGAAGTACAACGAAGCGCTGCAAAAAGCCGGCGTGCTGGTCGCGCTGGACGGCCTGCACCCGCCTTCCATGGGCGCACGCGTGACTTTCCCGGGCGGCAAGGCCCATGTCAGCGACGGCCCCTTTGCCGAAGCCCGCGAAGTGCTGGGCGGCTACTGGATGATCAATGTGGCCTCACGTGCCGAGGCCATCGAGTGGGCCTCACGCTGCCCCGGTGGTGAAAACGAAATCATCGAAGTGCGCCAGGTGCAGGAGATGTCGGACTTTCCACCCGACGTGCAGGAGGCCGCCGCCGGCTTCACGGAGATGCAACAGGCGCCGAGCGGAAAAAACAAGGGCGCCTGA